One Micromonospora sp. WMMD812 genomic window carries:
- a CDS encoding alpha/beta hydrolase: MDPSRLHPQARAAMQVQQRVPLTRATLPAARLSMVRATPSEVGSGAAIRSVVTVDAGGVPARLYRDAAHDAMPVVLYAHGGGWVMGGVDTHDGLCRHLAAASGWAVLSVDYRLAPEHPYPAAVDDMARALTWLRGPDAARHGLDPGRTAVAGDSVGGHLAAVTARRARDAGIGLAGQLLICPVIDPAAEYPALDEYGLDREEMGFFWDAFAPPGVDRTQPDLDPLRADLTGLPPAVVITAELDLLSAEGERYAAGLLAAGVPVTATRYQGLIHNFPRKLALFDAAHLALAQLAAALRRW; encoded by the coding sequence GTGGACCCCAGTCGACTCCATCCACAGGCGCGGGCGGCGATGCAGGTCCAGCAGCGTGTCCCGCTCACCCGGGCGACCCTCCCGGCGGCACGGCTCAGCATGGTCCGGGCGACCCCGTCCGAGGTGGGCAGTGGAGCGGCGATCCGGTCCGTCGTCACCGTCGACGCCGGCGGCGTGCCCGCCCGCCTCTACCGCGACGCCGCTCACGACGCGATGCCGGTGGTCCTCTACGCCCACGGCGGGGGCTGGGTGATGGGCGGCGTGGACACCCACGACGGTCTGTGCCGGCACCTGGCGGCCGCCTCCGGCTGGGCCGTGCTCTCCGTCGACTACCGGCTCGCCCCCGAACACCCGTACCCGGCCGCCGTGGACGACATGGCGCGCGCGCTCACCTGGCTTCGCGGGCCCGACGCGGCGCGGCACGGCCTCGACCCGGGCCGGACAGCCGTGGCCGGCGACTCCGTGGGAGGGCACCTCGCGGCGGTGACCGCCCGGCGCGCCCGGGACGCGGGGATCGGCCTTGCGGGTCAGCTCCTCATCTGCCCGGTCATCGACCCGGCGGCCGAATACCCGGCCCTGGACGAGTACGGCCTGGACCGGGAGGAGATGGGGTTCTTCTGGGACGCGTTCGCCCCGCCCGGCGTGGACCGGACCCAGCCGGATCTGGACCCACTGCGGGCCGACCTCACCGGCCTGCCCCCCGCCGTGGTCATCACCGCCGAGCTCGACCTGTTGTCCGCCGAGGGTGAACGCTACGCGGCCGGGCTGCTGGCGGCCGGCGTTCCCGTCACCGCGACCCGCTACCAGGGGCTCATCCACAACTTCCCCCGCAAACTGGCCCTGTTCGACGCCGCCCATCTCGCCCTGGCGCAGTTGGCCGCCGCGCTGCGCCGTTGGTGA
- a CDS encoding ketopantoate reductase family protein, whose product MRILVVGAGATGGYFGAQLQQAGRDVTFLVRPKRADVLRERGLRITGLGTATVLAPRLVTAAGIDGHYDVVLVSVKATALPAAIDDVAAAVGPRTTVIPFLNGLAHLDALNERFGADAVLGGVVRVLTTLDAEGDIVRLGSLAEIVVGEQRGGTSPRLAQVAEVLSGAGFDFSLAPDIRSAMWHKWVFISTVGALNTLVRGSVGDAVAVPEGDRLGAQIAAEAAAVAAASGYPVPKQTLDNVQAFVTRPGSADTASLYRDLIAGQPTEAEHIFGDLIARARTLGVRTPLLDAATVALRVHEKRIGGE is encoded by the coding sequence ATGAGGATTCTTGTGGTGGGGGCGGGCGCGACCGGTGGCTACTTCGGCGCCCAACTCCAGCAGGCCGGCCGGGACGTCACCTTCCTCGTCCGGCCCAAGCGTGCCGATGTGCTCCGCGAGCGCGGCCTGCGGATCACCGGCCTGGGGACGGCGACCGTGCTCGCGCCGCGGCTCGTCACCGCCGCCGGCATCGACGGGCACTACGATGTCGTTCTCGTCTCGGTGAAGGCCACCGCGCTGCCGGCGGCGATCGACGACGTCGCCGCCGCGGTCGGCCCGCGTACGACGGTGATCCCGTTCCTGAACGGCCTGGCGCACCTGGACGCGCTGAACGAGCGCTTCGGCGCGGACGCCGTGCTGGGCGGCGTGGTCCGCGTGCTGACCACGCTCGACGCCGAGGGTGACATCGTCCGGCTGGGCTCCCTGGCCGAGATCGTCGTCGGTGAACAGCGGGGCGGCACGTCGCCGCGCCTCGCGCAGGTCGCCGAGGTGCTGTCCGGCGCGGGCTTCGACTTCTCCCTCGCACCGGACATCCGCAGCGCCATGTGGCACAAGTGGGTCTTCATCAGCACAGTCGGCGCCCTCAACACCCTCGTGCGGGGTTCCGTGGGTGACGCCGTGGCAGTCCCCGAAGGCGACCGCCTCGGCGCGCAGATCGCCGCCGAGGCGGCGGCCGTGGCCGCGGCGAGCGGGTACCCGGTGCCGAAGCAGACCCTCGACAACGTCCAGGCCTTCGTGACGCGTCCCGGCTCGGCCGACACCGCCTCGCTGTACCGCGACCTGATCGCCGGGCAGCCGACCGAGGCCGAGCACATCTTCGGCGACCTCATCGCGCGGGCCCGCACGCTCGGCGTGCGAACTCCGCTGCTGGACGCCGCGACGGTGGCGCTGCGCGTACACGAGAAGCGAATCGGCGGCGAATAG
- a CDS encoding tetratricopeptide repeat protein, which translates to MTFSENVRSAFRRGETDAVVRMSEAEIERAQAAGDPAGEVEARYSLARVAIRGGDLPGGEARAREALAVAVRSGDRSLEERPRHVLAAVARMSGDLLRARELYRESIALNEALDRPATVNSECHNLAFCELGLGNLDAARTLFAESRERVFRNGWADFVPYVCVADAALASAENDHSRAARMIGVVEAAFASLGQVPDPDDAADLARAREAAVQALGPAAFDESYAQGQLLDPRAAFPDDRR; encoded by the coding sequence ATGACCTTCAGTGAGAACGTGCGCTCGGCCTTCCGACGCGGTGAGACCGACGCCGTGGTGCGCATGAGCGAGGCCGAGATCGAGCGGGCCCAGGCGGCCGGCGACCCGGCGGGCGAGGTGGAGGCCCGCTACAGCCTGGCCCGCGTCGCCATCCGCGGCGGTGACCTGCCGGGCGGAGAGGCCCGGGCCCGGGAGGCCCTCGCGGTCGCGGTGCGCTCCGGGGACCGGAGCCTCGAGGAACGGCCGAGGCACGTGCTCGCCGCCGTGGCGCGCATGTCCGGCGACCTGCTCCGCGCTCGGGAGCTGTACCGGGAGAGCATCGCGCTCAACGAGGCGCTCGACCGGCCCGCGACGGTCAACTCGGAGTGTCACAACCTGGCGTTCTGTGAGCTGGGGCTGGGCAATCTCGACGCGGCGCGGACCCTGTTCGCCGAGAGCCGCGAGCGGGTGTTCCGCAACGGCTGGGCCGACTTCGTGCCGTACGTCTGCGTGGCGGACGCCGCGCTCGCCTCGGCCGAGAATGATCACTCCCGGGCGGCGCGGATGATCGGCGTCGTGGAGGCCGCGTTCGCGTCGCTCGGCCAGGTGCCCGACCCCGACGACGCGGCCGACCTCGCCAGGGCGCGCGAGGCAGCTGTCCAGGCGCTCGGCCCGGCCGCGTTCGACGAGTCGTACGCACAAGGTCAGCTCCTCGATCCACGCGCGGCCTTCCCCGACGATCGACGCTGA
- a CDS encoding GNAT family N-acetyltransferase translates to MTTTADRMAAAYFDAIELLCRVTPKGWYAERGTARGAVTHARIATLNAAYDTAREPDLGSLDEMAGEVGRQAAHWSIMVRGDAGDEVAGLAARHGLLERSDLPLLACTAGDIRYGAGAAQRKLVRQVDAGESDLYTEALTQGFEAPEDAFGPLMGGGVLDAGPVTGYLAEESGRTTGTGLGIHTAGVVGVFNIAVVPSARGRGLGRAITETVLCDGVAAGADAAYLHASAMGRPLYESMGFRLVENWTVFTAR, encoded by the coding sequence GTGACCACCACCGCCGATCGGATGGCGGCGGCGTACTTCGACGCCATCGAACTGCTCTGCCGGGTGACCCCGAAGGGCTGGTACGCCGAGCGGGGCACCGCCCGCGGGGCGGTGACCCACGCCCGCATCGCCACGCTGAACGCGGCCTACGACACGGCACGGGAACCGGATCTCGGGTCGCTCGACGAGATGGCGGGCGAGGTCGGCCGGCAGGCCGCGCACTGGTCGATCATGGTTCGCGGCGACGCGGGCGACGAGGTGGCCGGCCTCGCCGCCCGGCACGGGCTGCTCGAACGCAGTGATCTGCCGCTACTGGCGTGCACCGCGGGCGACATCCGGTACGGGGCGGGTGCGGCACAGCGGAAGCTGGTGCGTCAGGTCGACGCGGGCGAGAGCGACCTCTACACCGAGGCCCTCACCCAGGGCTTCGAGGCTCCCGAGGACGCCTTCGGCCCCTTGATGGGCGGCGGCGTGCTCGACGCCGGCCCGGTCACCGGCTACCTGGCCGAGGAGTCCGGCCGGACCACCGGCACCGGGCTCGGGATACACACCGCCGGCGTGGTCGGTGTGTTCAACATCGCCGTCGTTCCCTCCGCACGGGGTCGTGGCCTGGGCCGGGCGATCACCGAGACCGTGCTGTGCGACGGCGTCGCAGCCGGTGCGGACGCGGCCTACCTGCACGCCAGCGCGATGGGACGGCCGCTCTACGAGTCGATGGGCTTCCGCCTCGTGGAGAATTGGACCGTTTTCACCGCACGGTGA
- a CDS encoding dihydrofolate reductase family protein translates to MAKVISTLFISADGVAEIDPDWHFPYFDENMGRAVGEDYDTADVLLIGRETYDSFAGAWPDREAAGGDDAPFAKQLGDVRKVVVSRQALEFSWRNSELINGDLLDAVTSLKADPGIRGVLIPGSISVVQQLLAAGLVDELRLLVHPVAARKGRKLFDDGDVPYHLRTVATEVFPTGVIRVIYSPTEAPTKVGYDEVKDQVPGRE, encoded by the coding sequence ATGGCGAAGGTCATCTCCACGCTGTTCATCTCGGCCGACGGCGTGGCCGAGATCGACCCCGACTGGCACTTTCCCTACTTCGACGAGAACATGGGCCGCGCCGTCGGCGAGGACTACGACACCGCCGACGTCCTGCTCATCGGCCGCGAGACCTACGACAGCTTCGCCGGAGCCTGGCCGGACCGCGAGGCCGCGGGTGGGGACGACGCACCGTTCGCCAAGCAACTCGGGGACGTGCGCAAGGTGGTCGTCTCACGCCAGGCGCTGGAGTTCTCCTGGCGCAACTCCGAGCTGATCAACGGCGATCTCCTCGATGCCGTCACGTCGCTCAAGGCCGATCCCGGCATCCGGGGCGTCCTCATCCCCGGGTCGATCTCCGTGGTGCAGCAGTTGCTCGCCGCGGGGCTGGTCGACGAGCTGCGCCTGCTGGTGCATCCGGTGGCGGCTCGTAAGGGCCGCAAGCTGTTCGACGACGGCGACGTGCCGTACCACCTGCGAACGGTGGCGACGGAGGTCTTCCCGACGGGCGTGATCCGGGTGATCTACTCGCCGACCGAGGCACCCACCAAGGTCGGCTACGACGAGGTCAAGGACCAGGTGCCCGGACGGGAGTAG
- a CDS encoding zinc-dependent alcohol dehydrogenase family protein, protein MRGAVLHAPGDVRVEEREDARILLPTDAIIRVSAACVCGSDLWPYRGVEVVNGPSPMGHEYVGVVQEVGSEVTTIKPGQFVVGSFFASDNTCAICRAGYQSSCLHREPIGGLGAQAEFLRIPLADGTLVATPDLPPADLFPDLLAASDVLGTGWFGAVAAEVGPGRTVAVVGDGAVGLLAVLAAKQFGAERIIAVSRHEPRQKLALHYGATDVVTERGDEGVARIKDLTDGLGAHSVIEAVGTQESMMQAIRSTRAGGHVGYVGVAHGVQLPGEELFFSHVHLHGGPAPVRRFLPELIDLIWNRRIDPGKVFDLTLPLHQAADGYQAMDERRAIKVLLTP, encoded by the coding sequence ATGCGTGGTGCTGTTCTGCACGCCCCCGGCGACGTCCGGGTGGAGGAGCGCGAGGATGCCCGGATTCTCCTCCCGACCGACGCGATCATTCGGGTGTCCGCCGCGTGCGTCTGCGGTTCGGACCTGTGGCCGTACCGGGGCGTCGAAGTGGTCAACGGGCCGTCCCCGATGGGCCACGAGTATGTCGGCGTCGTCCAGGAGGTCGGCAGCGAGGTCACCACCATCAAGCCCGGCCAGTTCGTGGTCGGCTCCTTCTTCGCCTCCGACAACACCTGCGCCATCTGCCGCGCGGGCTACCAGAGCTCGTGCCTGCACCGGGAGCCCATCGGCGGGCTCGGCGCCCAGGCCGAGTTCCTTCGCATCCCCCTGGCCGACGGCACACTGGTCGCCACCCCGGACCTGCCCCCGGCGGACCTGTTCCCGGATCTGCTGGCGGCCTCCGACGTGCTCGGCACCGGCTGGTTCGGGGCCGTGGCGGCCGAGGTCGGCCCGGGCAGGACCGTCGCGGTCGTCGGTGACGGCGCGGTCGGTCTGCTCGCCGTGCTGGCGGCGAAGCAGTTCGGCGCGGAGCGGATCATCGCCGTCAGCCGGCACGAGCCGCGCCAGAAACTGGCGCTCCACTACGGGGCGACCGACGTCGTGACCGAGCGCGGCGACGAGGGCGTGGCACGGATCAAGGACCTCACCGACGGGCTCGGCGCGCACTCGGTCATCGAGGCGGTCGGCACGCAGGAGTCGATGATGCAGGCGATCCGCTCCACGCGTGCCGGCGGTCACGTCGGCTACGTCGGCGTCGCCCACGGCGTCCAGCTGCCCGGCGAGGAGCTGTTCTTCTCCCACGTCCACCTGCACGGCGGACCCGCCCCGGTACGCCGCTTCCTGCCCGAGCTGATCGACCTGATCTGGAACCGGCGGATCGACCCGGGCAAGGTCTTCGACCTCACCCTGCCGCTCCACCAGGCCGCCGACGGCTACCAGGCCATGGACGAACGCCGCGCCATCAAGGTCCTCCTCACGCCCTGA
- a CDS encoding response regulator transcription factor: MAGVTPPVRVLVVDDDALVRAGLTMMLDGAPGIVVVGEAADGDRVAAAADAHAPDVVLMDLRMPRVDGITATRRLRARPRPPEVIVLTTFDTDENILHALRAGASGFLLKDTPPARIAEAVRQVAAGEPILSPRITRRLMDRVAVQAGSYARAKATLAALSPREHDVVVAIGQGRNNAEIATALDMTLATVKTHVSHILTKLDLDNRTQIALLVHDAGLA; the protein is encoded by the coding sequence ATGGCCGGCGTGACCCCGCCGGTGCGCGTGCTCGTCGTCGACGACGACGCGCTCGTCCGCGCCGGGCTGACCATGATGCTCGACGGCGCCCCCGGCATCGTCGTGGTCGGCGAGGCCGCCGACGGCGACCGGGTGGCGGCCGCGGCCGACGCGCATGCCCCCGACGTCGTGCTGATGGACCTGCGCATGCCCCGCGTCGACGGGATCACCGCCACCCGCCGCCTGCGGGCGCGCCCGCGGCCGCCCGAGGTCATCGTGCTGACCACGTTCGACACCGACGAGAACATCCTGCACGCGCTGCGGGCCGGGGCCAGCGGCTTCCTGCTCAAGGACACCCCGCCGGCCCGGATCGCCGAGGCGGTCCGGCAGGTCGCGGCCGGCGAACCGATCCTGTCCCCGCGGATCACCCGTCGACTGATGGACCGGGTCGCCGTCCAGGCCGGCTCGTACGCCCGGGCCAAGGCCACCCTCGCGGCGCTGAGCCCGCGCGAACACGACGTCGTGGTGGCGATCGGCCAGGGTCGCAACAACGCCGAGATAGCCACCGCGCTCGACATGACCCTGGCCACCGTGAAGACCCATGTGTCGCACATCCTGACCAAGCTCGACCTCGACAACCGCACCCAGATAGCGCTCCTCGTCCACGACGCCGGCCTCGCCTGA
- a CDS encoding histidine kinase, producing MNSLAPGPDDCDRRRSTSSIATLLGTSGVLVALTILGWWSDRLPGPLLALDLAAGALSWLLTPLLLWRPVATTTVLTVLAAVSPAATPPATIGALQVARRRRTPVAIAVAVAGVAAHAVQGAWRSHGGMSYGWWLVLVAIGYGALLGWGAWAQAREALIRSLHDRARRAEAEQGRRVAEARMWERRRIAREMHDVLAHRLSLLATFAGAMEYRPDSSPERLSRAAGVVRDGVHQALDELREVISLLRDDDPPHSEGRRPQPVLADIPRLVDESRDAGTEVQLRDAVDEPAEAPPSVARTAYRVIQEGLTNARKHAAGQPVQVALSGGPGAGLEIDVRNAVTPERPAPPGWSGGAGLVGLTERVHLAGGRLDHQVVGGEFRLHASIPWPA from the coding sequence GTGAACAGCCTCGCCCCTGGGCCGGACGACTGCGACCGCCGCCGGAGCACCAGCTCGATCGCTACGCTCCTGGGTACGTCGGGCGTGCTCGTCGCGCTGACGATCCTGGGCTGGTGGAGCGACCGCCTGCCCGGTCCGCTGCTGGCGCTCGACCTCGCGGCCGGCGCGCTGAGCTGGCTGCTCACCCCGCTGTTGCTGTGGCGGCCGGTCGCCACCACGACCGTGCTCACCGTGCTGGCCGCGGTGTCGCCGGCGGCCACCCCACCGGCCACGATCGGCGCGCTGCAGGTGGCGCGTCGCCGGCGCACCCCGGTGGCGATCGCGGTGGCGGTGGCCGGGGTCGCCGCGCACGCTGTGCAGGGCGCCTGGCGGTCCCACGGCGGCATGTCGTACGGCTGGTGGCTGGTGCTGGTCGCCATCGGCTACGGTGCGCTGCTCGGCTGGGGCGCGTGGGCGCAGGCCCGCGAAGCGCTGATCCGCTCGCTGCACGACCGGGCCCGTCGCGCCGAGGCGGAGCAGGGCCGCCGGGTGGCCGAGGCGCGCATGTGGGAACGCCGCAGGATCGCCCGGGAGATGCACGATGTCCTCGCCCACCGTCTGTCGCTGCTGGCCACGTTCGCCGGCGCGATGGAGTACCGTCCGGATTCCTCACCCGAGCGGCTGTCCCGGGCCGCGGGGGTCGTCCGGGACGGCGTGCACCAGGCGCTCGACGAGCTGCGTGAGGTGATCTCGCTGCTGCGTGACGACGACCCGCCGCACAGCGAGGGCCGCCGCCCGCAGCCGGTGCTGGCCGACATCCCGCGCCTGGTCGACGAGTCCCGCGACGCCGGCACCGAGGTGCAGCTGCGCGACGCGGTGGACGAGCCGGCCGAGGCGCCCCCGTCGGTGGCCCGCACGGCGTACCGGGTGATCCAGGAGGGTCTGACGAACGCCCGCAAGCACGCCGCCGGCCAGCCGGTCCAGGTCGCCCTGTCCGGCGGACCGGGCGCGGGTCTGGAGATCGACGTCCGCAATGCGGTGACACCGGAGCGACCGGCGCCGCCCGGGTGGTCCGGAGGCGCCGGGCTGGTCGGGCTCACCGAGCGGGTGCACCTCGCCGGCGGGCGGCTCGACCATCAGGTGGTCGGCGGGGAGTTCCGGCTGCACGCGTCGATACCATGGCCGGCGTGA
- a CDS encoding DUF6069 family protein, protein MTNDMQRTDTINTTARRTGRATTVAAGAAGVLLLWVVNDPWAGIDLAVRQGDATRHIGPVAVVMTALIAGLAAWGLLALLERTVRRPARTFRIIALIVLVLSLAGPLGSGVGTSSRLVLLGMHLTVGAALIIGLPGRRTCR, encoded by the coding sequence ATGACGAACGACATGCAGCGGACCGACACGATCAACACCACGGCACGGCGTACGGGCCGCGCGACCACCGTCGCCGCGGGAGCCGCCGGCGTTCTCCTCCTGTGGGTCGTCAACGACCCCTGGGCCGGCATCGACCTCGCCGTCCGCCAGGGTGACGCCACCCGGCACATCGGTCCGGTCGCCGTCGTGATGACCGCGCTGATCGCCGGCCTGGCCGCCTGGGGCCTGCTCGCGCTGCTCGAGCGCACCGTCCGCCGCCCCGCCCGGACGTTCCGGATCATCGCGCTGATCGTGCTGGTGCTCTCGCTGGCCGGTCCGTTGGGCAGCGGCGTCGGCACGAGCAGCCGGCTGGTGCTGCTCGGCATGCACCTGACCGTCGGCGCGGCGTTGATCATCGGGCTGCCGGGCCGGCGGACCTGCCGGTAG
- a CDS encoding DUF427 domain-containing protein produces MPDYPKAVAPENRVEPAPRRIRAYLAGELVLDTRRAQYVWEWPFYPQYYIPLGDVNRGLLIDEHRTERIPCGTGRVHGLRVGETFRPSSARCYGDDALPGLADTVRFEWAALDSWFEEDEEVFVHPRNPYARVDALRSTRRVRVELDGVVLAESTSPVLVFETGLPTRYYLNRTEVNFGHLVSSETTTSCPYKGRTSRYWSVRVAGTVHPDLAWSYEFPTGPLLPIAGLVAFYNEKVDLVVDGERLTRPKTHFS; encoded by the coding sequence GTGCCGGACTATCCGAAGGCGGTCGCCCCAGAGAACCGGGTCGAGCCGGCGCCCCGCCGGATCCGCGCCTACCTCGCCGGCGAGCTGGTGCTGGACACCAGGCGGGCACAGTACGTGTGGGAGTGGCCGTTCTATCCCCAGTACTACATCCCGCTCGGCGACGTGAACCGTGGCCTGCTGATCGACGAGCACCGCACCGAGCGGATCCCGTGCGGCACCGGGCGGGTGCACGGGCTGCGGGTCGGCGAGACGTTCCGCCCTTCGTCCGCCCGGTGCTACGGCGACGACGCGCTGCCCGGTCTGGCCGACACCGTCCGATTCGAGTGGGCCGCCCTGGACAGCTGGTTCGAGGAGGACGAAGAGGTCTTCGTGCACCCCCGCAACCCGTACGCCCGGGTGGACGCGCTGCGGTCCACCCGCCGCGTACGGGTGGAGCTCGACGGGGTCGTGCTGGCCGAGTCGACCTCGCCGGTGCTGGTCTTCGAGACCGGGCTGCCCACCCGCTACTACCTGAACCGGACCGAGGTGAACTTCGGGCACCTCGTGTCGTCGGAGACGACGACCTCCTGCCCGTACAAGGGCCGGACCAGCCGCTACTGGTCCGTCCGCGTCGCCGGCACGGTCCACCCGGACCTGGCCTGGTCGTACGAGTTCCCCACCGGCCCGCTCCTGCCGATCGCCGGGCTGGTCGCCTTCTACAACGAGAAGGTCGACCTCGTCGTCGACGGCGAGCGACTCACCCGGCCGAAGACGCACTTCTCCTGA
- a CDS encoding MFS transporter, translating into MSTTEVRPTRPDAVVARPPAGAALFALAIGGFGIGTTEFATMGLLPEMADELHVTIPVMGHGITAYALGVVVGAPVIAALAARLPRRGLLLALMLAFVVGNALTALAPGVWSLVGARFLTGLPHGAYFGIASVVAAGLVPPDRKGRGVGRVMVGLTVANIVGVPLVTLAGQVLGWRASYALVAAIGVVTILAVRRWVPPVAAADGASIARELGAFRRVHVWIALLTGTVGFGGMFAVYSYVAPTLTDVAGLPTRAVPWVLAVFGLGMTVGALLGGRLADRSALGTLVGSLVAMAAVMALYALTASSPIGAVLLVFAIGLVCQVLGAGLTIRLMEASPDAPALAASSNHSALNLANAIGAWLGGVVIAGGHGYLATAWVGVVLSVAGLLFVGGSVLVPRVARGHAPDRA; encoded by the coding sequence GTGAGCACCACCGAGGTCCGACCCACCCGGCCGGACGCTGTCGTCGCTCGCCCGCCGGCCGGGGCGGCGCTGTTCGCGTTGGCGATCGGTGGCTTCGGCATCGGCACCACCGAGTTCGCCACCATGGGCCTGCTGCCCGAGATGGCCGACGAGTTGCACGTCACCATCCCGGTGATGGGGCACGGCATCACCGCGTACGCGCTGGGTGTCGTCGTCGGCGCGCCGGTCATCGCGGCCCTCGCGGCCCGGTTGCCCCGGCGCGGGCTGTTGCTCGCGCTCATGCTGGCCTTCGTGGTGGGCAATGCGCTGACCGCCCTCGCGCCGGGCGTCTGGTCGCTGGTCGGCGCCCGGTTCCTGACCGGTCTGCCGCACGGCGCCTACTTCGGCATCGCCTCCGTCGTGGCGGCCGGGCTCGTCCCGCCGGACCGCAAGGGCCGAGGGGTGGGGCGCGTCATGGTCGGGCTGACCGTGGCCAACATCGTCGGCGTACCGCTCGTCACGCTCGCCGGACAGGTGCTCGGGTGGCGCGCGTCGTACGCGCTGGTGGCCGCGATCGGCGTCGTGACGATCCTCGCCGTCCGGCGATGGGTGCCGCCGGTGGCCGCCGCGGACGGGGCCAGCATCGCCCGGGAGTTGGGTGCCTTCCGCCGGGTGCACGTGTGGATCGCGCTGCTCACCGGCACTGTCGGCTTCGGTGGCATGTTCGCCGTCTACAGCTACGTCGCGCCGACCCTCACCGACGTCGCCGGGCTGCCGACCCGGGCGGTGCCGTGGGTCCTCGCCGTCTTCGGTCTGGGGATGACCGTCGGCGCGCTGCTCGGCGGGCGGTTGGCGGACCGGTCGGCGCTGGGCACGCTCGTCGGCTCGCTCGTCGCGATGGCCGCGGTCATGGCGCTCTACGCGCTCACCGCCTCGTCACCGATCGGCGCCGTGCTGCTCGTCTTCGCGATCGGGCTGGTGTGCCAGGTGCTCGGCGCCGGTCTGACGATCCGGCTCATGGAGGCGTCACCGGACGCGCCCGCGCTGGCGGCGTCGTCGAACCACTCCGCGCTCAACCTGGCCAACGCGATCGGGGCGTGGCTGGGCGGCGTCGTGATCGCGGGTGGCCACGGCTACCTGGCGACGGCGTGGGTCGGCGTGGTGCTGTCGGTCGCCGGGCTGCTGTTCGTCGGCGGCTCGGTGCTGGTTCCCCGCGTGGCGCGCGGGCACGCTCCGGATCGTGCCTGA
- a CDS encoding NADP-dependent oxidoreductase, protein MRVAGFAQHGGPEVLRLMERETPRAGSGQVRVRVKAAGVQPFDCALRAGWTPPGVAPSLPTVPGNEFAGVIDQVGEGLTGLGIGAEVLGFGQLNAYAEYVVVPADQVTAKPAGMPWEVAGGFSAGAQTAHIALEQLGVGKGDTVLIHGAAGGVGTVAVQLAVRRGATVVGTASVANHDHLRTLGATPLEYGDGLLERVRAVAPDGVDAALDGAGGDALTVSLAVVADRSRILTLVEHGRAAELGIRVTPNLRSAARLAELADLHSQGRLRIHVRGTYPLERAADAHREVETGHGRGKVVLTVD, encoded by the coding sequence ATGAGGGTGGCGGGATTCGCGCAGCACGGCGGCCCGGAGGTGCTGCGGCTGATGGAGCGTGAGACACCGCGGGCCGGGAGCGGTCAGGTACGCGTGCGGGTCAAGGCCGCCGGGGTGCAGCCGTTCGACTGCGCGCTGCGGGCGGGCTGGACGCCGCCCGGGGTGGCACCGAGTCTGCCGACGGTCCCGGGCAACGAGTTCGCCGGCGTCATCGACCAGGTCGGCGAGGGTCTGACCGGCCTGGGGATCGGCGCCGAGGTGCTCGGCTTCGGGCAGCTCAACGCGTACGCCGAGTACGTGGTCGTCCCGGCCGACCAGGTGACCGCCAAGCCGGCCGGCATGCCCTGGGAGGTCGCCGGTGGGTTCAGCGCCGGAGCGCAGACCGCGCACATCGCGTTGGAGCAGTTGGGCGTCGGCAAAGGCGACACCGTGCTGATCCACGGCGCGGCCGGTGGGGTCGGCACCGTCGCGGTCCAACTGGCGGTCCGTCGGGGCGCGACCGTCGTCGGGACGGCGAGCGTCGCCAACCACGACCACCTCCGCACGCTCGGGGCTACCCCGCTCGAGTACGGCGACGGCCTGCTCGAACGGGTGCGGGCGGTCGCGCCGGACGGCGTGGACGCTGCCCTGGACGGGGCCGGGGGCGACGCGCTGACCGTGTCGCTGGCCGTGGTGGCCGACCGGAGCCGGATCCTCACGCTGGTCGAGCACGGCAGGGCGGCGGAACTCGGTATCCGGGTCACCCCGAACCTGCGGTCGGCGGCCCGGCTCGCCGAACTCGCCGACCTGCACAGCCAGGGACGACTGCGCATCCACGTGCGCGGCACCTACCCGCTGGAACGTGCCGCCGACGCCCATCGCGAGGTGGAGACCGGACACGGCCGTGGCAAGGTCGTCCTCACCGTCGACTGA
- a CDS encoding metalloregulator ArsR/SmtB family transcription factor: protein MAIDCTPGLAPAVALFRSLGDPTRLAILRRLASGEARVVDLTAELELAQSTVSKHLACLRDCGLIDYRAEGRQSFYALTRPELLDLLRSAEQLLAATGEAVALCPVYGIPVDSRARVIA, encoded by the coding sequence GTGGCGATTGATTGCACCCCCGGCCTGGCCCCCGCCGTCGCGTTGTTCCGGTCGCTCGGCGATCCGACCCGGCTGGCGATCCTGCGCCGGCTCGCGAGCGGAGAGGCGCGGGTGGTGGACCTGACCGCCGAGTTGGAGTTGGCACAGTCGACGGTGTCGAAGCACCTCGCGTGCCTTCGCGACTGCGGGTTGATCGACTACCGCGCCGAGGGTCGCCAGTCGTTCTACGCACTCACCCGGCCGGAACTGCTGGACCTGCTGCGGTCAGCGGAACAGCTCCTCGCCGCCACGGGTGAGGCGGTCGCCCTGTGCCCGGTCTACGGCATTCCGGTCGACTCCCGGGCGCGGGTGATCGCGTGA